Below is a window of Acidimicrobiia bacterium DNA.
ATGAAGTCGAGCGTGTCGGCGGGATCGGGCGCCGCCGAACAGAGCAAGGTCGCGCCGGCGACGAGTGTGCCCACGACGTTGTAGGCGAGCCCTCCGATCCAGAACATCGGCGAGTTGGAGAACAGCCGCACGCCGACGTCGAGACCGCGAAGACCGTTCAGGGTCGCAAGGTGGTTCAGGAGCGGACCGTGCTGGTGGATCACGCCCTTCGGCGTGCTCGTCGACCCGGAGGTGTGGACGATCGCCATCCGGTCGTCGGACCGCACGTCGCCCTCGACGGCGTCGAGCAGCGAGTCGGGCACCGTGTCGGCTCGCTCCTCCAGCGATTCGAAGCCAGCTTCCAGCCAGACGTGCCGGAGGAACGGTGCTGCGGTCGGGCGGACCGCTCCGGGTCCGGAGCCCTCGGGTCCGGTATAGGCCGCCTCGCTCAGCGCGGCGACGTAGTCGTTCCCTCGGTACGACGGCACACCGAGCAGGACGTCGACAGCGGCGCGTCCGAGCAGGTCCCGCAGCTCGATCGGGGTCGAGAACGTACTGATCGGCACCGCGATCGCCCCGATACGGACGGTCGCGAGCCACGCAGTGACGAATGCGGTGCCGGTCGGGAACAACAGGCCGATCCGGCTTCCGCGTCCGGCACCGGCGGCCAGCAGCCCGCGCGCCAGCACCCGGCTGCGGCGCTCGGCACCGGCGTAGGTCAGCCGTTCGTCGTCGCAGACGACGTACTCGACGTCGGCGTGCTCGGCCACGCGATCGCGGAGCACGCCGCTCACCGTGGTCAGGGCGCTCATGCCTCCCCGCTCTCGGCGGCTGCGCCGACTGCCCCACCTCGGGCGAGCTCGGGCCCCGCTCGATGCTCGCCGGGGTACCCGGCTCGCGGACGCTCGCTCATGGACGTCGAGGAGAAACGGCCGGGAGGGATGCACGATCGCCGGCGGCAGCCAACATGTGCGCTTCGCACAACACCGTGCCGTCCAGCTGGAGTTCGGCGCGCGAGCGGATCCGGTCACCTTCGATCGATCGCACGGCGTACACGGCGAGTGGCGTGAGCAACGGAGTCGGCCGACGGAAGCGGAGCGACAGCTCCGCGGTCTTGCCCGCGAGACCGAGGTCGCAGTTGAGTTGCTGGAGCACGCAATCGAAGAAGACCGCGAGGAATCCGCCGTGCACGATTCCAGGAGGCCCTTCGTAGCAGAGCGGGAACTCGACCGTTCCGCGGCCCTCGGTACCGCGCGCTCGGAACTCGTAGCGGGGAAAGCATGGGTTGTAGTCGCCGATGTCGCGCGAATGGTCGACGTACACGCGCTGATCGTCGGCCGCCTCGTGGCCGATCCTCGGGGACGGATCGCGCGGCATCGCGTCCGCCAGGCGTCGCTGCGCGTCGCGCAGCACACCGATGAGCGCCACCAGCTCGGGCGAGCCGTGCTCGAGCGCGAGCACGGTGCTGGTCAGTTCCCGCACCACCGCGGCCAGCTCGACGACCTCGGGCAAGGGCTGCTCGCCGAACGACCACGGTTCC
It encodes the following:
- a CDS encoding class I adenylate-forming enzyme family protein — its product is MSALTTVSGVLRDRVAEHADVEYVVCDDERLTYAGAERRSRVLARGLLAAGAGRGSRIGLLFPTGTAFVTAWLATVRIGAIAVPISTFSTPIELRDLLGRAAVDVLLGVPSYRGNDYVAALSEAAYTGPEGSGPGAVRPTAAPFLRHVWLEAGFESLEERADTVPDSLLDAVEGDVRSDDRMAIVHTSGSTSTPKGVIHQHGPLLNHLATLNGLRGLDVGVRLFSNSPMFWIGGLAYNVVGTLVAGATLLCSAAPDPADTLDFIERERPELTNGFVASIASLVAHPSFATRDFSSIRSGNLYPLSPEGVRPADPELRHNMLGMTETGSVCLMSPDEADQPERRRGSFGCPVPGLDARVVDPDTLEDVPDGVVGELWFRGPALMEGYDGVEHCDVFTADEWYRTGDLFTVDDDGFYYFKGRRGDMIKTAGANVSPREVESALREVTGGLDVLVIGIPDTERGQIVGAVIIAEPERAVDLDRVRDGLRARLSAYKVPRRFVCIAPGDLPMLSSGKPDQRQIVALFDEP